Proteins from a genomic interval of Chionomys nivalis chromosome 7, mChiNiv1.1, whole genome shotgun sequence:
- the Glod4 gene encoding glyoxalase domain-containing protein 4 — translation MATRRALHFVFKVGNRFQTVHFFRDVLGMQVLRHEEFEEGCKAACNGPYDGKWSKTMVGFGPEDDHFVAELTYNYGIGDYKLGNDFLGITLASSQAVSNARKLQWPLSKVAEGVFETEAPGGYKFYLQDRSLSQPDPVLKVTLAVTDFQKSLNYWSNLLGMKIYEQDKEKQRALLAYADNQCKLELQGIKGAVDHAAAFGRIAFSCPQNELSDIEALMKRENQSILTPLVSLDTPGKATVQVVILADPDGHEICFVGDEAFRELSKRDPEGNKLLDDAMAADKSDEWFAMRNKPKASG, via the exons ATGGCCACTCGTCGAGCTCTGCATTTCGTATTCAAAGTGGGGAACCGCTTCCAGACGGTGCATTTCTTTCGAGATGTCCTGGGGATGCAG GTTCTGCGCCATGAGGAATTTGAAGAAGGCTGCAAAGCTGCATGTAATGG gccTTATGATGGGAAGTGGAGTAAAACAATGGTGGGCTTTGGGCCTGAGGATGATCATTTTGTTGCAGAACTGACGTACAATTATGGCATCGGAGACTACAAGCTTGGCAACGACTTCCTG GGAATCACACTTGCTTCCAGCCAGGCTGTCAGCAATGCCAGGAAGCTCCAGTGGCCACTCAGTAAAGTTGCAGAAGGAGTTTTTGAAACTGAGGCCCCAGGAGGATATAAGTTCTATCTGCAAGATCGAAGTCTCTCCCAGCCAG ATCCTGTATTAAAAGTCACTCTAGCAGTGACTGATTTCCAGAAGTCCTTGAACTACTGGTCTAATCTCCTGGGAATGAAAATTTATGAGCAGGACAAGGAGAAGCAGAGGGCTCTGCTGGCCTATGCCGATAACCAG TGTAAGCTGGAGCTGCAGGGTATCAAGGGTGCAGTTGATCATGCAGCAGCCTTTGGAAGAATTGCCTTTTCTTGTCCTCAGAACGAG ttGTCAGACATAGAAGCCTTGATGAAAAGGGAGAACCAGTCGATCCTGACTCCACTGGTGAGTCTGGATACCCCAGGGAAGGCGACAGTACAAGTAGTCATCCTGGCTGACCCT GATGGACATGAAATTTGCTTTGTTGGGGACGAAGCTTTTCGAGAACTTTCTAAGAGGGATCCCGAAGGAAACAAGTTATTGGATGAT